CAGCCAGGGCAGCGCGAGCATCAAGCCCTGTAGAATCGGCGTGCTGCGCAAAAGCGTTCCCGGCCCGACGTTTTGCGCCGCAATGTCGGAGCTGCCGCCCGTAGTCTGCACCGGCGCCGTCTGGTAGGAAAAGCCGCGGTTGAAAATGGCCGCGAAAATGATGCGCAGAACTTCGACGTGCTCGAAATAGGCCGAGTGGCTCTTCATCGGATCCGGAAATTGATAACTGGCGACCTGGCAGTTGTCCACGCGCAAATGCGGCAGCAGCTTGTTGCAGGGCGTTTCGAGTGAGCTGCTCACCAGATCGGCGCGATCCCAGAAGTTGATCCAATGAATGTGAGGCTTGTGCTCCACGGCAAACGGCACTTCGCCGAGATCACCGCGCAGTTCTTCGACCACGCGATTGTAGCGGTGCAGCTCGCTCTTTTGACTTTCAAAGAAGTAGTGCACTTTGTCAACCGGGCTGCCGAGCGTGATGAAATGCTCGATCTTGCCCAGCGGCAACGGTGCATTCAGCGCCGCGCGCGGGTCCCGGTGATGGGCGCGATTGTTGCGCCCCAACTCGAGCAGTGCGTCATGCGCGATGGTGGTGCCGAGGCTGTGACTGAGGATGGCAACGCGCCTGCAATCCTTGTCGCTCAACACGTGCTGCAACATCTCCACCGCCACCCGCAGCACCTCCTTCCGCTTGCGGTATTTCTGATTCGTTTCTTCATACGTCGTCCAGAGCTGTACATCACCGACATAATCGCGCAGAAAGCCGCGAATACGGTATAAGCCGTAGAGAGTGACCAGCGTCAGCACGGCGGCCACGAACAAATGCAAGCCGCTGAACTGCTCGATTTGCTGCCAGCGCAGAGCGTTCTGCAGCAGCAGCACCATCTCGTTGATGCCGGCGGTTTTGAACAAGATTGCCACGCCGATCAGCGCCACCGCCGCGAGCGCGGCGAATGCCAAAAATCCGATGAGCAGGACGACCAGAAAAGTCGCCAGCATCGCCAGAGTAAAGCCTTCCGCGCGGTTGTGGCTGCCGCGCCATTGCTTTGCCAGCGCCACGACCGCCGCCAGCCGGTCGGCCGCAATGTGTGGCGAACGGCGCAAATGGTCGAGGAATTCTTTGAACGTGCCCTTGCGGTACGTGTCGCGCGCCTCCGCACCTTCGAATTGGTCGTAGGCTTGCAGCAGGGCTTTGAGATCGGATTCCGGCACCGGCTGGCCGCGCCGCATTTCCAAATCCGCCCACAGGCGGTACAAGGCAGCGCGTTTCACCCGCGGCCGCAGCCGCCAGGGCGTTCTGCCCATGCGGGCCGGCGTGGCCAAACGGCCGAGCAGCCAGGTCGTCACCTCGCGCGTCGAGACTGCCCCCGCCATCAGCGGCGCCCAGTAGACTTCATAGAAACGAAATTCCGAATTGTGGCTGCCGTTTTGATGAGTGACGTGCAAATAGGCAACCGGCTCTTTGCGTTCGCCGCGCCCCGGTTCGAGCCTCGCCTTGATCTTCCCCAACAATCCCACCTTCTCGGTCTTCTCGACATTCCGTGCAAAGCGGTCCAGGCTGTCAACCACCCGGCTGACTTCCTCGTACCGGCGCTGGCTGCCCATGCCGTGAAAATAGACTACCGCGGTATATTCCGAGGAAGCTGTTTCCGGCTGGCCGGGCGCGGCGGCCGGCGTTTCTGAAATGGATGACATGTTCGTGGCCTTTGGCTGACAGAGGAGGAACAGATCCGCGAGAGTATTAACATCGCCCTCACGGAAGGAAAAGCATCAGGACTCCCTTCCTGACGCTGCTGAATCAGGATGGCACAAGTCCTGCGCAGCACGAGGGGCGCGCAGGTGAACCACCTCAAAACAAATGGGCGCAGCCGGCGCACGCGCGGTGTTTGCTAGCGGCCGGCGAGAGCGCCGCGCGTCGATCTCCGGGTGCTTTCAAGCAGCATACTGCCCGCTGGCGGCTTCACCGCGGCGGAGATATTCTGCAAAAGCAGAAGCCGCGAGATTGGCGCCGCAAACGATCAAGCCAACCTGCTTGCCGGCCAGCCGCGCGCGCAGCGGCCCGAGCAGCGCCGCGGTGGCAGCAGCGCCGGCCGGCTCCACCGCCAGCTTCATTTCGTGAAACAGCACATACAGCGCCGCGCACAACGCCTCATCGTCGACGCGGACGAGTTCATCCACGAACCGGCGGCAGAGGGCAAAACTGTAGGGCGCGGCATGCGGCGCGCCCAAGCTGTCGGCAATGGTGTTCACTTTCGCGATCGATTCCGGCTGGCCTGAGGCAAAGCTGCGAAACATCGTATCAGCGCCAAAAGGCTCGACGCCAATGATGCGGCACTGCGGATGGCGTTGCTTCATGGCCGCGGCCACCCCGCCGCACAAGCCGCCGCCCCCGATCGGCACAATGACCGCGTCGAGCGCCGGGCATTGCTCGTCAAGCTCGAGGCCGAGCGTGGCCGTGCCCAATGCAATCTCCGGACCTTCAAACGGGTGAATGAAGGTGCGTTTCTCTTCCGCTTCGATTTTGACCGCGGCAGCAAAGGCGGCGTGCACATTCTCAACGAGAACGACTTCGGCGCCAAAAGACCGGCACAGCGCCACGCGGGCCGGATCCGAAGTCTGCGGCATCACGACTTTCGCGGTGGTGTTGAACACTGCTGCGGCATAACCGACGGCCGCCGCGTGATTGCCGGCGCTGACCGCGGTCACGCCCCGCGCCAATTGTTCCGGCGTAAGAGCGAACATGCGCGTGAGCGCGCCGCGTGGCTTGAAGCTGCCGGTGTATTGCAGCAATTCGAGCTTCAGATAGACTTCAGTCCCTTCACTGAAGCGGCGGCTGCGCCACTGCCAAACCGGCGTGACGCGGATGAGATCGCCCAACGTCTGCCGGGCGGAACGAATGGCAGCAAGGGTGGGAGCAGGATCACTCAACACGGGATCGATCGGCGGATAGGAGAGGCCAGCACGAAACTCACGGACAATGCCGGGCAAGCGGGGTTGGCGATTGCCCGGGAGCATTCGTGCAAGAATGACAAAGCAAACCAGCCGGACACGCGATGCAATTATGCTGCAGGACAGGATTGGCAGGATTGAAAGAGAGCAAGCGTAATGATCTCTCCAGCAATCCTGCCAATCCTGATGATCCTGTCAACGCTTGCGGCGGCGTAACAGCCACAACGGAATCAAAAAGAAGGCGAGATTCAGCGGCGTGCCCAGCGCGAATTTCGTGGTGGCACTGGCGCCGTTGAGCGCCACGGCCTGCTGGCCGCAACAGCCGCCGCCATCACCCGGATCCGGCTCGCTCGAAATCTTGAAGCTGTAAGTCGGGCCAAGCGTGCGATTGCCCTGATTATCCGTGGCGAGCACCATGTAGTTGATCTCGGTGTTCAGCGGTTGGCCGGGAATGCTGGCCGAATACATGTCGGCGGTGCCGGTGGGCGGCATATTGAGCGTGTCCGCCGCGCCGCCGTTGAGCATATAGATCAGGCGCACTTGCGCCACACTGCCGTCATCCACCACGCCGGTTTGCACGGGATAAGGCCCGGCGGTATTGGTGGTATTGCGCCAGTCCGTGGTCAGGGCGATTAGCGGATTGGTGGAAAGGGCATTGGCCGCGTTCAAACGGCCGCCGGAGGCCATGCGGTCGATAAAGGCGGATTTGCGATCAACGCTGCCCAGCACCCGAATGATCGCCTGCTGCACCGTGAGCTGCGGATACTTTGCCCACACCAGCGCGAACACGCCGGAAACATGCGGGGTCGCCATGCTGGTGCCGCTCAGCAGTTGATAGCGGCTCAGCGGCCGGCAGCTCAGAATGCTGGAGCCGGGCGCCGCCAGGTCAACGGTGGACCGGCCATAGTTCGAGAAGCTGGAGAGATTGTCGTTGCGATCGGAACTGGCCACCGCGACCACGTTGGCCACGCCATAATTGGAGGGGTAGTTCGCGGTATTGTCGTTGTTGAGGCCGTCATTGCCCGCGGCCGCCACGAAAACCACGCCGCGTTGATTGGCATACTTGATGGCGTCTTCGAGCGTCTGCGAGGCCTCGCCTCCCCCCCAACTGTTGCTCAGCACTTTGGCGCCGTTGTTCACCGCATAAATGATGGCCTCGGCCGCCGCCGCCGTGGTGCCGGAACCATCCTGCCCCAAAAACTTCAGCGGCATGAGCTTCACCTGCCAGTTGACGCCAACCACGCCCTTGCTGTTGTTGCCGATCGCGCCCACGGTGCCGGCGCAGTGCGTGCCGTGATCGTTGTCGTCGTAGGGATCGTTGTTGTTGGAGACGAAATTCCAGCCGCGGAAATCATCGACGTAGCCGTTGCCGTCATCGTCGATGCGGTTGTTGGCCTTGGCCCCGCTTTCTCCCGGATTGTTCCAGAGGTTGGCCTTCAAATCCTCGTGGTCATAGTCGATGCCGGTGTCGATGATGCCGACGATGAGATTGGGATCGCCGGTGGTGAGGCCCCAGGCTTCCGGCGCATCGATGTCGTTGTCGTTGGATTGGTGCATGCCGTAGAGATCGTTGAAGCGCTCATCGTTCGGAAAAACCGGTGGCGTTGCCGGCGCGCCATAGATGTAAAGCTTGTAGTTGGGCTCGGCATACTCCACTTCCGGCCGGGCGCGGAACGTTTGCAGCACGGCTTCGAGATTCCGCCCTGCCATCACGCGGCCCAGCATGAACTGCTGATTGCCGAACGCTTTGACCTGCGCCAGGCCGGCGCTGGCCATGGCGCTGGCATCGACCGGCCCCGTGGTTTTGTATTTCACGATGATTTCGCCGGGAACGATTTGTGGCTTGTTACGAAACGAGGGCTGGGCAAAAGCCGGTGCAGCCAGGCCGCACACCGCCGCGATCGTCAGCAAACGTCTACCGATTTCCTTCATGAGGTTGTCTCCTTGCTCTTGTGAATGTAACGCTGATCCAACTCCTGCCCGCCTTTGCCGTTGGCAAACGCGGTCAAGCAAGACCTGAAATCACTCCTTGAGACACTAAAGCGCCGATGCGATTCCTACAATTTCTTCAGGGAGAAAGATGGGATGTTTTTGAACTCAATTTGACGATGCGGGGCCGGTCTAGACAATCGGATTGATCAACTCGCCCAGTCCCGCAATGCTGGTCACCATCACTTCGCCGGGATGCAACGGGCCCACGCCCTCGGGCGTGCCGGTGGCGATGAGGTCGCCGGGCTGCAACGTGCAAAAGCGTGAAACGTAGCTCACCAGCTCGGCCACCGGAAACACCATGTCTGCCGTGCTGCCGCTTTGCCGGGTTTCGCCGTTGATCGTGAGCGTGATGGTGAGCGCCTGCGGGTCGGAGACGCAGCCGCGCGGAATGAGATAGGGCCCCACCGGGCAGAACGTGTCGAAGCTCTTGGCGCGAAACCAGGGCAGCCCCGCGGCCGTGTCTTTCTTTTGCAGCTCGCGCGCGGTGACGTCGTTCAGGATCGTGTAGCCCGCCACATAGTCCAGCGCCGCGCGGCTGGCGAGGTTCGCTCCGGTCTTGCCGATCACCACGGCCAACTCGGCTTCGTGGTGAATGGCGCCGACATTGGCGGGCAGGCGCACGGCTTCTTGATGGGCAAGCAAAGCCGAGGGCGACTTGCAGAAAAAGATCGGTTCGGTGGGCAGCGGATTTTTCAGCTCGCGGGCGTGCTCGCGATAGTTGCGGCCGATGCCGATGATCTTTTGCGGCCGCGCCACCGGCACCTGGAAGGCATGCGGTTCGCTGAGAATCAAATCCCTCAACGGCCGGAACTCCTGCAACGTCAGAAAAACCTCATCGAAGGTCTCGCTGTGAAAGACGTCGATTTCCAGCATCACTTGCAGGAAGTTGAGCTGCGGCGCCTTGTTTTTGAGCTTGATCTGCTTGAACAAATCCCAGGCGCGGGAGAAGTTGTAAGCGGTGGCGCGTTTGCCCGAGCCGGGCTCGCTCCACTCCACGCCGATCATGGGAAGATTGTTCTTGTCCAGGTAGGCAAATGCGCGGGTCACGTGCGGTCCTTTTCGCTGGGATGCCTGCCGCCGTCCTGCCAGCCTCGCGGTCTCGCGGCACAACAGCGGCGCAACGAGGGGTGAATCAAACCAGCGGCGTTCGCGAGAATCGTTTCTCCGCCGCAAAATCGACGGCTATGGTAGCAACAAATGCCTCCAAAGGCAAGCCCAAATTTGGCCGGAGGGCAACGTCGTTCTGCCGGAAATCTTCCCAGGCTTCACGGCAGCGCTCGTGCTGGGGAAGGTGATTGCAACATGACATCGGAAGACGGAGAGAAATCATGGCAGAAAGTGAATGCCGGCCGCCGGCAGGCGCAATTGCGCGCGGGCAATTTTTGCCGGGAAAAAGCCCGAGGCCAGCCTACTTTTCCGGCCGGCAGTCCGAGGTCACCGTGCTGTGGGAACAACCAGTGCGCGGTTGTCTCAAAAAGCATTTCCGTCACCACTGTCATCCCGTAAGGATCCTGTGAAGATTGCGGCACACTGCCGTGTCATTCGCCTCAAAGGCTCACAGCCGCGACGCAGAGCCGCAAAGGTTCCGCGAAGAAATGCGTGAGGCTTCCTTGCGGCGGGCGTGAGTTTTCTTGCGGTTCCGGCTCATCCGGATCGAGAGGATGGAATTCGTATCCGGTGGATTCCGCAATTCCTGTCCGCAAAACTGTTGCAATCGCTTGACCCGGCGACCGGCTGCAACGCGCAGCAACCCCGGCACGCCTTCAAACGCCCGACTCTTGGTCACGGTACTGTCAAACCTGTGACCAAGTTGTAACCCTTCGTGTTGTGCCCCTGCAACTTTTCTCCCCGTTTTCAGCATTTTCAGTTCTGCGGCGGTATATATCCTGCAAAGTTTCATTCTGGCAGCACGCCCAGTTCTTTTCATTCCTGATAAATGCCGGTTGTGCCCGTGGCCGTGTTCACCCGTTGCGCGGCCGGGCGGTGCCATGCCAGGTTCACGCTTTTCGAGACTTTCAGCCCTGAGGCGATAAGACAGCGGCTCGCAATGGTGCGGCAAGGGATTGCCCGCGCGATTGCAAGACCACCGAGGTTATGCAGGGAGCAGACGATTGAATTCAGCTCAGCAAGGATTGCTCAGCGTTATGCGCGTACCGATGGGCACGGCCGCCGGCCAGCCGTTGCCTTTGTCTTGCGCCGGCCGGCCGATTTGCCAGGCGCCGGTACACTTTCCTCGGCAAATGTGGCATTGTCACCGCGGTCAGGAAGAGTCCGGGGAATGCCTCACGCCCACTCAACTCATTCAATCCTTTTTTGTCTCCCTGCCCTCCGATCCAATTCAGGCATGCTTCCATTTCTGCGCGATGCGGGTTGCGGCATTGTCCGCTGCCGCCGCTTCCTTTTGCCGGAGCATCGTTCATGCTGGTCAGGCAAGCTGCGGTTCTGCCGGTGTGTTTGCCGCCGGGAAAATGCCCAAGGCAATGACCCTGGCAGCAAGAGTCCGGCATGCCGGTTTTGCATTTACGCCGCGCCGAGGTGACTGCTTGCCGGGCATTGCCGTTTCTTTGAGAAAATATTTAACAGAAACTGTGCAATTCCTTCTCAGAAAATCGATATGCGGATCGGCGCCAGTCCGGGTGTTTCGCGGCGAGACATCATGATGTCGAAATTTTGGGCGGAGCGATGGGGCGGAGGGCAAGGCGGCTGACCCTGGCACTGGCTTTGCGTTGCGGCGGAGGAAGAGCTGTGAGGCGCAGTAGCCGGATGGAAATTGGGGCGGTGGTTGTGAGGTCCATTACACGGAATGTGACTGACATGGCGGAGCTGTGTCTGGACGTGCCGGTCCGCGGTGCTTGCACTTCCGTTTGGCCGTTCCCCTCGCATGAGCGCTGCAATGAAAGAAAAAATCATACGCCAGACCACACCGGTCACCGACTACCTGCGCATCCTGTATCGCAGCCGGTGGGTCATCGCCGCCTGCTTTCTGCTGGTGCTGGCGGTCACGTTCTATTTGAATTTCACCGCCGTGCCGCTCTATCAGGCGAACGCCAAAGTCATGGTCAAAGTGGAGTCCAACCTCGGGCTGCCCATGTTCGACGCCAGTGCCTATTGGCAGATGGAAACCATGATCAGCAACCAGATCGAGATCATCCGCGGCCGCGCGATCGCCAAATCCGTCGCACAAAAACTCCTGGAATCGCCCCAGGCCGCCGAGCTGCCGATGCTGCAATCGCACAGCGATGCCAAGAGCCGGTGGCAGCGGCTGGCGGAGGCGGTGGGCGCCATGCTGGGCCGCAGCGCGGAGGACGATGCCAGCCGGCGGCAGCAGGAAAACATGCGGCGCGACGTCGAAGAGCTGGCGCGCACCCTGCCGGGTTATCTCACGATCGCGCCCATCCGCAACACCGACATGATCATGATCAGCGCCACCTCCGAAGATCCGCGCGAGGCCATGCTGGTGGCCAATGCCTATGTCGAGGCGTTCAGCGATCTGAACCGCGCCATGAGCCAGGCGGAGGTGCGCCAGGTGAAGAACTTTCTGGAAAACCAACTGAGCGTGATTCAGCAGCAGTTGGCGGAATCCGAGATTGCCCTGAAGGAGTTCACCGAAGCGCAGGGAACCATGACGCTGCCGGATGAAGCCAACAGCCTGGTGGAAAAACTGGTGGAATTCGAATCGCTCTACAAGGAATCCCTGGCCGAACTGGAATCCTCGCGCCAGCGCCTGCGCTTCATCGACCAGCAACTTGGCCGCAAGCTCGAAATCGAAGTGACGGCCGCCACTTCCTATCTGGAGGAATTGCAGCGCGAGATGGCGGCGCTGCAGCAGGAGCGCGCCTCGCAAGTGGCTTATCTCGTCAACAACGGCAATTACGAGGAAAAGAATCCGCGCCTGCAGCAACTCGACGGGCAGATTCACGCCTTGACGCAGAAATTCAAAGAAGAGTTTGCCCAGCACGCCGCGGAAGATCTCGTCGGCCCGCAGGCCCTGCACGACGAGTTGTACCTGCGCAAATTCGAAGTCGAAGCCTCGCTGCAGGCGCTGCAGCCCAAGGTGGCCTCGCTGCAGGAAATCGTCGCGGACTACACCCGCAAGCTCGAAAGCCTGCCGGAGAAGAGGCTGGTGCTGGCGCGGCTGCAGCGTTCGGCGCAGGTGGAGGAAAAGATTTACCTGATGATGAAGCAGAAATACGAAGAGCTGCGCATCACCGAGGTGGGCCAGCTCGGCGACGTGCGCATCATCGAGCCCGCGGAGATTCCGGAGGAGCCGCTCGGCCCCAACAAGCGGCTCAATCTCATCCTGGGCATGCTGT
This genomic stretch from bacterium harbors:
- a CDS encoding threonine/serine dehydratase — translated: MPGIVREFRAGLSYPPIDPVLSDPAPTLAAIRSARQTLGDLIRVTPVWQWRSRRFSEGTEVYLKLELLQYTGSFKPRGALTRMFALTPEQLARGVTAVSAGNHAAAVGYAAAVFNTTAKVVMPQTSDPARVALCRSFGAEVVLVENVHAAFAAAVKIEAEEKRTFIHPFEGPEIALGTATLGLELDEQCPALDAVIVPIGGGGLCGGVAAAMKQRHPQCRIIGVEPFGADTMFRSFASGQPESIAKVNTIADSLGAPHAAPYSFALCRRFVDELVRVDDEALCAALYVLFHEMKLAVEPAGAAATAALLGPLRARLAGKQVGLIVCGANLAASAFAEYLRRGEAASGQYAA
- a CDS encoding S8 family serine peptidase yields the protein MKEIGRRLLTIAAVCGLAAPAFAQPSFRNKPQIVPGEIIVKYKTTGPVDASAMASAGLAQVKAFGNQQFMLGRVMAGRNLEAVLQTFRARPEVEYAEPNYKLYIYGAPATPPVFPNDERFNDLYGMHQSNDNDIDAPEAWGLTTGDPNLIVGIIDTGIDYDHEDLKANLWNNPGESGAKANNRIDDDGNGYVDDFRGWNFVSNNNDPYDDNDHGTHCAGTVGAIGNNSKGVVGVNWQVKLMPLKFLGQDGSGTTAAAAEAIIYAVNNGAKVLSNSWGGGEASQTLEDAIKYANQRGVVFVAAAGNDGLNNDNTANYPSNYGVANVVAVASSDRNDNLSSFSNYGRSTVDLAAPGSSILSCRPLSRYQLLSGTSMATPHVSGVFALVWAKYPQLTVQQAIIRVLGSVDRKSAFIDRMASGGRLNAANALSTNPLIALTTDWRNTTNTAGPYPVQTGVVDDGSVAQVRLIYMLNGGAADTLNMPPTGTADMYSASIPGQPLNTEINYMVLATDNQGNRTLGPTYSFKISSEPDPGDGGGCCGQQAVALNGASATTKFALGTPLNLAFFLIPLWLLRRRKR
- a CDS encoding fumarylacetoacetate hydrolase family protein, yielding MTRAFAYLDKNNLPMIGVEWSEPGSGKRATAYNFSRAWDLFKQIKLKNKAPQLNFLQVMLEIDVFHSETFDEVFLTLQEFRPLRDLILSEPHAFQVPVARPQKIIGIGRNYREHARELKNPLPTEPIFFCKSPSALLAHQEAVRLPANVGAIHHEAELAVVIGKTGANLASRAALDYVAGYTILNDVTARELQKKDTAAGLPWFRAKSFDTFCPVGPYLIPRGCVSDPQALTITLTINGETRQSGSTADMVFPVAELVSYVSRFCTLQPGDLIATGTPEGVGPLHPGEVMVTSIAGLGELINPIV
- a CDS encoding polysaccharide biosynthesis tyrosine autokinase is translated as MKEKIIRQTTPVTDYLRILYRSRWVIAACFLLVLAVTFYLNFTAVPLYQANAKVMVKVESNLGLPMFDASAYWQMETMISNQIEIIRGRAIAKSVAQKLLESPQAAELPMLQSHSDAKSRWQRLAEAVGAMLGRSAEDDASRRQQENMRRDVEELARTLPGYLTIAPIRNTDMIMISATSEDPREAMLVANAYVEAFSDLNRAMSQAEVRQVKNFLENQLSVIQQQLAESEIALKEFTEAQGTMTLPDEANSLVEKLVEFESLYKESLAELESSRQRLRFIDQQLGRKLEIEVTAATSYLEELQREMAALQQERASQVAYLVNNGNYEEKNPRLQQLDGQIHALTQKFKEEFAQHAAEDLVGPQALHDELYLRKFEVEASLQALQPKVASLQEIVADYTRKLESLPEKRLVLARLQRSAQVEEKIYLMMKQKYEELRITEVGQLGDVRIIEPAEIPEEPLGPNKRLNLILGMLFGLSLGVGLAFLIDMLDNSVRTVEDLERMGQPVLGSIPFIKEAEALQRLKTSLNGSTNGVHNGATNGSAHAPANGEGWRMAARLISHFAPKSPIAEAYRTLRTNIQYTHVDKPLRTLLVTSPGPGDGKSTSVANLAIVMAQMGTRVLLIDADLRRPVLHSVFKLDRRIGLSNVLAGRAEFGEAIAPTDIDNLHVMTCGTLPPNPSELLGSSTMQRTIEALKSEYEVVLFDSPPAIAVTDAAVLARLVDGVFLVVKAGHTSKEATFRAHTLLQQVKARVLGTLLNSVKMESMYGSYYYYYHYHYYTHNTNGKLPKQQRKLLAWPWA